One window of the Chanodichthys erythropterus isolate Z2021 chromosome 2, ASM2448905v1, whole genome shotgun sequence genome contains the following:
- the LOC137029302 gene encoding zinc finger CCHC domain-containing protein 12-like: MIIEHIVKSDGASTSSASFRLRVFSGKVPRPIGEVDYETWRNSVELILQDPSLSDLHRSRKILDSLLPPASEIVKQLGAKALPAAYLDVLDSAFDTVEDGDDLFAKFLNTLQNAGEKPSLYLQRLYTNLLKVMKRGGIPVDEADRQLLKQFCRGCWDDTLIAKLQLEQKRNEPPPFPELLLQLRSEENKYSTKESRMKQHLGVQRQRASSHVVTANPFDLNHNEVSEHTEVAELKKQIAKLQSQLAKQRSKPTRQSELPSNDPVLELKQQVTELQSQMAKLRVQKNSEPKSNSSKSKQTNTQVRKDPPTADHKQPHRPKPGYCFRCGEDGHVVSICENDPNPSLVTDKRKQLRERQVLWDSQYGPSASGTLNAAQPL, from the coding sequence ATGATCATTGAGCACATTGTGAAAAGTGATGGAGCTTCAACCTCTAGTGCGTCATTCAGGCTAAGAGTTTTCTCAGGCAAAGTTCCCCGACCTATTGGCGAAGTTGATTATGAAACCTGGCGCAACAGTGTAGAGTTAATTCTCCAAGATCCTTCACTGTCTGACCTACATCGTTCCAGGAAGATCTTAGACAGCCTGCTGCCGCCAGCGTCAGAGATTGTCAAGCAGTTAGGTGCAAAAGCCTTACCTGCTGCTTACCTTGATGTTTTAGATTCTGCTTTCGACACCGTAGAAGATGGTGATGATCTCTTCGCTAAGTTTCTGAACACGTTACAGAATGCAGGGGAAAAACCTTCTTTGTACTTGCAACGATTGTACACCAACCTTCTCAAAGTGATGAAAAGAGGCGGTATTCCTGTTGATGAAGCTGACCGACAGCTCCTGAAACAATTCTGTCGGGGCTGTTGGGATGACACGCTAATAGCCAAGCTTCAGCTTGAACAAAAAAGGAACGAACCCCCTCCATTCCCTGAGCTACTTCTGCAGTTGCGCAGTGAAGAAAACAAATACTCCACAAAAGAAAGTCGCATGAAGCAGCATTTAGGAGTACAGAGACAAAGAGCCAGTTCCCATGTAGTCACTGCTAACCCTTTTGATCTGAACCACAATGAAGTGTCAGAACATACAGAAGTGGCCGAATTAAAGAAACAAATCGCTAAACTTCAGAGCCAGCTCGCTAAGCAGAGGAGCAAACCGACAAGACAAAGTGAGTTGCCGTCAAATGATCCTGTTCTTGAGCTAAAGCAGCAAGTCACAGAGCTCCAGAGCCAGATGGCAAAGCTCAGAGTACAAAAGAACTCCGAGCCAAAGAGCAATTCAAGTAAATCGaagcaaacaaacacacaagttCGCAAAGACCCTCCTACAGCTGACCATAAGCAACCTCACAGGCCTAAGCCAGGCTATTGCTTTCGATGTGGCGAGGACGGACATGTTGTTtcaatttgtgaaaatgatccaAACCCGTCCCTTGTAACCGATAAGAGAAAGCAGTTGAGAGAACGTCAAGTCCTATGGGATAGTCAGTATGGCCCAAGTGCCTCAGGAACTTTAAACGCCGCCCAGCCTTTGTAG